The following are encoded in a window of Syngnathoides biaculeatus isolate LvHL_M chromosome 3, ASM1980259v1, whole genome shotgun sequence genomic DNA:
- the LOC133498537 gene encoding large ribosomal subunit protein P2-like isoform X2, with translation MRYVAAYLLSALGGNDNPDAKHIKKILESVGIEADDTRLEKVLSELKGKKVNDVIAAGMGKLASVPAGGAVAVASSAAAGSGGGGAAAPAAAEEKKEEKKEESEESDDDMGFGLFD, from the exons ATGCGTTACGTTGCTGCTTACCTGCTATCTGCCCTCGGTGGCAATGACAATCCGGATGCTAAACACATCAAGAAGAtcctggaaagtgttggcatcGAGGCTGACGACACTCGTTTGGAGAAG GTCCTGTCTGAGCTCAAAGGCAAGAAAGTGAATGATGTGATTGCTGCTG GCATGGGCAAACTGGCCAGCGTGCCGGCCGGCGGCGCTGTAGCAGTTGCCAGTTCTGCAGCTGCTGGCTCAGGAGGTGGAGGAGCAGCTGCTCCTGCTGCAG ctgaagaaaagaaggaagagaagaaggaaGAGTCTGAAGAATCTGATGATGACATGGGATTCGGTCTTTTTGACTGA
- the LOC133498537 gene encoding large ribosomal subunit protein P2-like isoform X1 — MRYVAAYLLSALGGNDNPDAKHIKKILESVGIEADDTRLEKVFVSLNFPSMWKPHLDLSGIYKCHFIQQVLSELKGKKVNDVIAAGMGKLASVPAGGAVAVASSAAAGSGGGGAAAPAAAEEKKEEKKEESEESDDDMGFGLFD, encoded by the exons ATGCGTTACGTTGCTGCTTACCTGCTATCTGCCCTCGGTGGCAATGACAATCCGGATGCTAAACACATCAAGAAGAtcctggaaagtgttggcatcGAGGCTGACGACACTCGTTTGGAGAAGGTATTTGTATCATTGAACTTCCCTAGCATGTGGAAACCACATTTGGACTTGAGTGGCATTTACAAATGTCATTTCATTCAACAGGTCCTGTCTGAGCTCAAAGGCAAGAAAGTGAATGATGTGATTGCTGCTG GCATGGGCAAACTGGCCAGCGTGCCGGCCGGCGGCGCTGTAGCAGTTGCCAGTTCTGCAGCTGCTGGCTCAGGAGGTGGAGGAGCAGCTGCTCCTGCTGCAG ctgaagaaaagaaggaagagaagaaggaaGAGTCTGAAGAATCTGATGATGACATGGGATTCGGTCTTTTTGACTGA